In a single window of the Calditrichota bacterium genome:
- a CDS encoding diaminopimelate epimerase has product GLGRTYRQHAAFAPRGTNVDFVQVVDKHNVRMRTYERGVEDETLACGTGAVASAIIAHLCRGCQSPLQVQVRGGLLRVAFDRGFRHITLSGEVDPIFEGYIDAPA; this is encoded by the coding sequence GGCCTCGGCCGCACGTACCGGCAGCATGCGGCATTTGCCCCGCGCGGCACCAACGTCGATTTCGTGCAGGTGGTAGACAAACACAACGTCCGCATGCGCACGTACGAGCGCGGCGTCGAGGACGAGACCTTGGCGTGCGGCACCGGCGCCGTGGCCTCCGCCATCATCGCCCATCTGTGCCGCGGCTGCCAGTCCCCGCTGCAGGTCCAGGTGCGGGGAGGCCTGCTCCGAGTGGCTTTTGACCGGGGTTTTCGTCACATCACGCTTTCTGGAGAAGTGGATCCCATTTTTGAAGGCTATATCGATGCGCCGGCTTAG